Proteins encoded together in one Venturia canescens isolate UGA chromosome 10, ASM1945775v1, whole genome shotgun sequence window:
- the LOC122417153 gene encoding uncharacterized protein: protein MYRKLMLVLVGAIFNYKAIEAAGFSERNNERSIAHRRSWDLKLPQPHKFWQYFGDRGASSQLAAARDDRGSNTTAGVWQRPHGQNAQSKRSNQNSPRDKRLFSLFTVVKFDNNICTDSNGENGACISPAQCTQRRGTANGLCANGYGVCCTVTASCGQSTSDNNTYFVNTNYPSSFDGTDSCQLTIMKSNPDVCQFRLDFVQFNIRGPETMNHLCTYDQFIVSGATPVSPICGTNDGNHMYIDAGVGQTNPVTLTVVTSGTAYSRSWKIRVSQIPCSTIYRGEEGCLQYHTGVAGQIKSFNYHPSTGLQLSNQDYSICIRMERNFCGIQYMPCLEQDLLGVDQPPQQQQQQQQRIPRSNAFTLTGNTQATQIASMTGILCQTDWLMIPCASNFGKIAPPIGGVQCIDRLCGGTFNADSQNLNASSVLSTIKPFRLIFHTDGTEAPNDVGNRGFCLNYVQQPCTAKLR from the exons ATGTACCGGAAATTGATGCTCGTTCTCGTCGGTGCAATATTTAATTACAAAGCGATCGAGGCTGCTGGTTTTTCGgagagaaataatgaaagatCGATCGCGCATCGAAGGAGCTGGGACCTTAAACTGCCCCAGCCACACAAATTTTGGCAATATTTTGGTGATCGTGGCGCATCGAGCCAGCTAGCTGCTGCCAGAGATGATCGCGGTTCAAACACAACTGCCGGAGTTTGGCAACGTCCGCATGGGCAGAACGCACAATCGAAACGGTCGAATCAGAACAGTCCTCGGGACAAAAGAT tattttcattatttactgtCGTCAAATTCGACAATAACATTTGCACCGATTCCAACGGTGAGAACGGAGCGTGTATTTCGCCAGCACAGTGCACTCAAAGACGTGGCACTGCGAACGGATTGTGCGCCAATGGTTATGGGGTCTGTTGTACag TTACAGCAAGTTGCGGTCAATCGACGAGCGACAACAACACTTATTTCGTAAATACGAATTATCCTTCCTCGTTCGACGGCACCGATTCTTGTCAACTCACGATAATGAAATCCAATCCAGACGTCTGTCAATTCAG ATTAGATTTTGTGCAGTTTAACATCAGGGGACCCGAGACGATGAATCATCTTTGTACTTATGATCAATTTATCGTGTCCGGGGCAACGCCGGTGTCTCCCATATGTGGAACGAATGACGGAAATCACA TGTATATCGATGCCGGTGTCGGACAAACGAATCCAGTCACTCTGACAGTCGTGACAAGCGGAACCGCGTACTCGAGATCTTGGAAAATACGCGTGTCGCAAATCCCATGTAGCACTATTTATCGAGGCGAAGAAGGGTGTCTTCAGTACCACACCGGTGTCGCAGGGCAAataaaatccttcaattatcATCCGAGTACCGGATTACAATTGTCCAATCAGGATTACAGCATTTGCATAAGGATGGAAAGAAACTTCTGTGGCATTCAATACATGCCCTGCTTGGAACAAG ACCTTCTAGGCGTCGATCAACCtccgcagcagcagcagcaacagcagcaaagGATACCGAGAAGCAACGCTTTTACGTTGACTGGAAACACTCAAGCGACGCAAATAGCTTCGATGACAGGGATATTGTGCCAGACCGATTGGTTGATGATTCCATGCGCATCCAATTTCGGTAAAATAGCTCCACCCATTGGTGGGGTCCAGTGCATCGATCGTCTTTGCGGTGGAACCTTCAATGCCGATAGTCAAAATTTGAATGCCTCTTCGGTTCTCA GTACGATCAAACCATTCAGGCTGATTTTTCATACGGACGGAACTGAAGCTCCGAACGACGTTGGAAATCGAGGATTCTGCCTGAATTACGTTCAGCAACCATGCACAGCGAAATTACGATGA
- the Cp190 gene encoding centrosome-associated zinc finger protein CP190, whose translation MAMQTPTRSKQQLQQQQQQQPQQQQQPPLPPPSRGLKQVKVDNWGTFFLQRLQQLYFEEELLDLTIKFPTSDITVQAHRLVITTCTDYFMQLERQQKERDENFDGVLIMPPDMPYECVKSIISFMYTGQLEYWTSEQNALYRTAQKMNMTVLTKLLDAQFNTSSLQTSPNTPAKINVQPIIVPQKTTASPSKKVAASVNQLGTLPSQPLPGRKLPIWKRKLENQPGSHYEGGNNHGSSQKLSETTPGPSRFDLPEVDDFALGVFSSFDDITYNTKPIVQAQDHLANPSGGGNRSSIDSERSGKNDTTEDEDEEMHHHRHHHQQHNNSQPSRGFDDKWENSDDEWSAGPKPILRSPDVQCTPSKRVRFELEEKENMEKSKNDSNSEEAINNHAKIIREVLKKYPHLVKNNKNIRLKIMQKESKSSEPSAPSKTKVSYVVLKSDHLMSNCVTGGSGSGGLNAINSEDTKAGGPATSDGAETGPWKCNKCDIEEQYTNYYMYRRHMQDVHGEKFDPRVCEHCGYKATKRNFLMYHLYTKHNVPPPKSMCFPKCHACNYVALSETLLVRHQINHNHRPTSIRTQSSTGEEVQCLTCSQTFKDVSDLASHEINTGHGNGLDGKEKSGGAGGNRCPHCNKVFVRLTNLQVHLDCAHKDLRDHTSMQQHQQHHHHHQQNPPPLEPSSEAEALSHVASGIAASLGVGCDSITTEHHEIVTDENSFPICNTDAIHLNNIVQDGTYNGHELVEGQQMIMLIDGETYQTAHMEQQQHHVEQQQQVQQHQQEGEQEEDEQHQQQHQTQAHQLEITGDEQIVMQGTEEGMIVYIHNTEGGTSERQTYETYQSVEIAAEQENEEIVEEVEEVVEEVEEEVVEEDHLDEDESMIVSEQEMIDTTNGEEQEIEQVIQYVEEETEIVEYDEGNSRQSNGAGGEGTGDASQQDSMMIIEEEQIDDRTIDHSAAAPPHQARAKLVQQTDGSHLADEWDDDSADVAES comes from the exons ATGGCGATGCAGACTCCGACACGGAGCAAGCAGCAGttgcagcagcaacagcagcagcaaccacaacagcagcagcaacctCCTCTCCCACCTCCTTCGAGGGGTCTCAAACAAGtaaaagttgacaattggggAACTTTCTTTCTCCAACGGTTGCAACAGCTTTATTTTGAAGAAGAACTCCTGGATTTAACCATTAAATTTCCTACCAGCGACATTACAGTGCAG GCTCACAGACTTGTAATCACAACTTGCACCGACTACTTTATGCAATTGGAGCGTCAGCAAAAagagagagatgaaaattttgatggaGTTTTGATAATGCCACCGGATATGCCTTACGAGTGTGTCAAATCTATCATCAG CTTCATGTATACCGGACAATTGGAGTATTGGACGTCGGAACAAAATGCCCTCTATCGGACGGCTCAAAAAATGAACATGACCGTGCTGACTAAATTGTTGGACGCTCAATTTAACACGAGCTCGTTACAAACGAGCCCTAACACTCCGGCAAAAATTAATGTGCAGCCAATAATTGTACCGCAAAAAACAACAGCGAGTCCAAGTAAAAAAGTTGCAGCGAGTGTCAATCAGTTGGGAACACTTCCAAGTCAACCGTTACCAGGCAGAAA GCTGCCAATTTGGAAAAGGAAGCTGGAAAATCAGCCGGGATCGCACTACGAAGGTGGAAACAATCACGGATCGAGTCAAAAATTATCGGAAACAACGCCTGGTCCATCAAGATTTGATCTACCGGAAGTCGACGATTTTGCTCTCGGCGTGTTCTCCTCGTTCGACGACATAACTTACAATACCAAACCGATCGTGCAGGCTCAAGATCATCTGGCAAATCCAAGCGGAGGTGGAAATCGTTCCTCAATCGATTCGGAGAGATCAGGAAAGAACGATACGaccgaggacgaagacgaagaaatGCATCACCATCGACACCACCATCAGCAGCACAACAATTCGCAGCCGTCGAGAGGATTTGATGACAAATGGGAAAATTCCGACGACGAATGGTCCGCGGGACCGAAACCCATACTCAGAAGTCCGGACGTTCAATGTACTCCTTCGAAAAGAGTTCGCTTCGAGCTCGAGGAGAAGGAAAACATGGAGAAGAGTAAGAACGACTCCAACTCCGAAGAGGCCATCAATAACCACGCAAAAATTATTCGCGAG GTACTGAAGAAGTATCCTCACCTcgtgaaaaacaacaaaaatattcgtttgaaGATAATGCAGAAGGAATCAAAATCGTCGGAGCCAAGCGCACCCTCAAAGACCAAAGTGTCTTACGTCGTTCTAAAGTCGGATCATTTGATGAGCAATTGTGTTACGGGCGGAAGTGGCAGCGGGGGGCTCAATGCCATCAATTCCGAGGATACGAAAGCAGGAGGACCGGCAACGAGCGACGGGGCTGAAACTGGCCCATGGAAATGTAACAAGTGCGACATCGAGGAGCAATACACTAATTATTACATGTACAGGCGACATATGCAGGACGTGCACGGTGAGAAATTTGATCCTCGCGTATGCGAACATTGCGGCTACAAAGCGACCAAGCGAAACTTCTTGATGTATCATTTGTACACGAAGCACAACGTTCCACCACCCAAGAGCATGTGCTTCCCCAAATGCCACGCCTGCAACTACGTTGCGTTGTCCGAGACTTTGTTGGTTAGACATCAGATAAATCACAATCACAGACCAACGAGTATCCGTACGCAATCTTCGACCGGTGAAGAGGTACAATGTCTCACGTGTTCGCAAACATTCAAGGACGTGAGTGATTTAGCGAGCCACGAGATAAACACGGGACATGGAAATGGTCTGgacggaaaggaaaaaagtggtGGCGCCGGTGGCAATCGTTGTCCTCACTGCAACAAAGTATTCGTGCGTCTGACGAATCTTCAAGTTCATTTGGACTGTGCGCACAAGGATCTTCGAGATCATACGAGTATGCAGCAGCATCAGcagcaccaccaccaccaccaacAGAATCCACCTCCTTTGGAACCTTCTTCCGAAGCGGAAGCTCTGAGCCACGTTGCGAGCGGAATAGCCGCGTCTCTCGGCGTCGGTTGCGACTCGATCACGACCGAACACCACGAGATAGTCACCGATGAAAACTCCTTCCCAATTTGCAACACCGATGCTATACATCTGAACAATATCGTCCAGGATGGGACTTACAACGGGCACGAGCTTGTCGAGGGACAACAAATGATTATGCTGATCGACGGTGAAACTTATCAGACGGCACATATGGAACAACAACAACATCACGTtgaacagcagcagcaagtGCAACAGCATCAACAAGAAGGTGAACAAGAGGAAGACGAACAGCACCAACAACAGCATCAGACCCAAGCTCATCAGCTGGAAATAACCGGTGATGAACAAATAGTTATGCAAGGTACCGAGGAAGGTATGATTGTGTACATACATAATACCGAGGGTGGAACGAGCGAACGTCAGACTTACGAGACTTATCAAAGTGTCGAAATAGCCGCCGAACAAGAGAACGAGGAAATCGTCGAGGAGGTCGAGGAAGTCGTCGAAGAAGTCGAGGAAGAGGTCGTGGAGGAGGATCATCTGGATGAGGATGAATCGATGATCGTAAGTGAACAAGAGATGATCGATACGACCAACGGAGAAGAGCAAGAGATCGAACAGGTCATTCAGTACGTCGAGGAAGAAACTGAAATAGTCGAATACGACGAGGGCAATAGTCGCCAGAGTAACGGTGCCGGTGGCGAGGGCACCGGAGACGCGAGTCAACAGGACTCCATGATGATTATCGAGGAAGAACAAATCGATGATCGAACGATCGACCACTCCGCCGCCGCTCCCCCCCATCAAGCACGCGCGAAACTTGTTCAGCAAACCGACGGCAGTCATCTGGCCGACGAATGGGACGACGATAGCGCCGATGTTGCagaatcgtga
- the l(3)neo43 gene encoding cytochrome c oxidase assembly protein COX16 homolog, mitochondrial, producing MNHRSTFAGLTKNKSFKYGLPFLLFVIGGSFGLKEFTELRYRYSYVQRGIREELKEHGIEIKKPGEVTLESEYEKIKQMDIDNWENVRISRPWEEDGKEI from the exons ATGAATCATAGGAGTACATTTGCTGGccttacaaaaaataaatctttcaAGTATGGCTTGCCGTTTCTTCTTTTTGTCATTGGTGGATCGTTCGGGCTTAAAGAATTTACGGAACTCCG GTATCGATACAGTTACGTCCAGCGTGGCATTCGCGAGGAATTGAAGGAGCACGGAATTGAAATAAAGAAGCCAGGCGAAGTCACTCTGGAGTCGGAATACGAGAAAATCAAGCAG ATGGACATTGACAACTGGGAAAACGTGAGAATTTCAAGGCCTTGGGAAGAAGATGGCAAAGAAAtataa